CTCGTCGGCAAGAACCTGGAGCTGACCATCGGCTTCAGCCACCCCGTCGTCATCGAGCCGCCCGCCGGGGTCACCTTCGCGGTGCCCGAGCCCACCCGCATCGATGTGAGCGGGATCGACAAGCAGCTTGTCGGTCAGGTGGCCGCGAACGTCCGCAAGGTGCGCAAGCCCGACGCCTACCACGGCAAGGGTGTGCGCTTCGTCGGCGAGCAGATCGCCCTCAAGGCCGGTAAGGCCGGTGCCACGGGCGGGAAAGGGAAGAAGTGATGGCGAACCTGACCGCAGAGCGCCGCAGACTGCGCGCCCGCCGCAAGGTGCGCGTGGCCGCCGGGGAGCGCCCCCGCCTGAGCGTGTTCCGTTCCAGCAAGCATATCTACGCCCAGATCATTGACGACCAGACCGGCACCACGCTGGCCGCCGCGAGCAGCAGCGCCGTCAAGACGGGCACCAAGACCGACACCGCCGCCGCCGTGGGCCGGGCGCTGGCCGAGGCCGCCGCCGCCAAGGGCGTGAGGCAGGTTGTCTTCGACCGTGGGGGGTACAAGTACCACGGACGTGTGAAGGCGCTCGCGGACGCGGCGCGGGAGGGTGGCCTTGACTTCTAACCGTCGAAATGACCGTGAGCGCGAGACGAGCGAGTTCGAGGAGCGGATGCTCTTCGTCAACCGCACGTCCAAGACCTACCAGGGTGGCCGCCGTTTCCGCTTCGCCGCGCTCGTGATCCTCGGGGACCGCAACGGTCGCGTGGGGATGGGCATCGGCAAGGCGAAGGAGGTGCCCGTCGCCATCGAAAAGGCGAAGTCCATCGCGCGCAAGAACATGATCCAGGTGCCGGTGGAGAACGGGACCATCCCCCACGACATCGTGGGT
This region of Deinococcus aestuarii genomic DNA includes:
- the rplR gene encoding 50S ribosomal protein L18; this translates as MANLTAERRRLRARRKVRVAAGERPRLSVFRSSKHIYAQIIDDQTGTTLAAASSSAVKTGTKTDTAAAVGRALAEAAAAKGVRQVVFDRGGYKYHGRVKALADAAREGGLDF
- the rpsE gene encoding 30S ribosomal protein S5, translated to MTSNRRNDRERETSEFEERMLFVNRTSKTYQGGRRFRFAALVILGDRNGRVGMGIGKAKEVPVAIEKAKSIARKNMIQVPVENGTIPHDIVGENSTSRVLLKPAAPGTGVIAGTVPRSIAELAGITNMLSKELGSRNKVNVAYAVFDGLKNLRTAKQVRAIRGITAPAAQPTQAGGAQ